Sequence from the Bacillus thuringiensis genome:
TTCCCTCTTCTATTAAACCAATTACAGTAGACCAACCTTCACGTAAAAACTGATCTAATTTTAACCATTGATTATAATGATGTTTTTTTAGCTCTACTAATAAACGTGCATCCATGAATTGAAATTGTTGTGGAATGCAAATTAAAATGAGTCTTATTTTTTCAACTATTTGTAACGTATCATCTTCAGCGATATTTTTTTCCTTTTCTTGAATACTTTCTATTACATTACAAATAACTTCATCTACTATTTCATCTTTTGAAGAGAAGTGCTCATAGATTGTCCTCTTACTCACAGCTAATTGTTTTGCTAAATCACTAATTGTAAATGCAAACCCCTTCGTTTGAATTTGATGAATTGTTTCTGTTACTATTCTTTGCTTCATAATCCGCCCCCTGAACCGTTGATACCAATTTGGTTTTTTTAGTACCATTTCATTTCACAATATTTAACACAATCTATTCAACTAATTTTTATAATTTTCGAACTATTAATTTAAAATAAGTTAAACGTTAGAGCGATGAGGAGCATTCTTGCATATTCAACAATCCAGTGAATAATTGGATAACACTCATACATGAAGCTTTAAATAAAGTTAAATGCAGCTCTATAAGGCTATGTTGGTATATGTTCTTTTTTAGCTTGATGGGGAGAAACGCCGATTTACCTTCCACCTAATTAAAAAAGCGCCCTATAACCAGGGCGCTTTGCTCCAACCTAATGACTAATATTAGCAGTTGGGTATAATGTTGTTCCTCCAATTGAAACCTTTATTTCATTTGTTAATGGAACATTTTGTTCATTAATAATTGTTCTCCACCATTCCCATGCAAGACCTGTACATTCTCTTGCTACGATTTTTATATTTTTTGAATTTGGTGGAAGAGGGATAACTGTAGAGTAATGAGCCGTTTTGTCTTTGCCACTACCTTCCCATGTTTTATGTGTTAGTACTTCTTTCCCATTTTGATCAAATGTGAATTCATCCCAAGATACATCAAATTGAGCAACATATGCACCGTAATGATCAAGTGTCATTTTAGCACTTGAATATTCTGTAGTTGTCGTCTCGATATAATCTGTATTGTTATGAACAGCAGCAGTTGCATTATCTTTTAAGAAAGTGCTTGTATATGAAATTGGGTATGCTGGATTTTTAAGACTTAATTCAGCATTATCTTTAATGATATTTCGGATTTCATTGAAATCTTTTGTAACAACCTTGTTATGCTCTTTCGCATCTCCGCCTAATACTACAGCGGTAAAGGTACTTTCTTCAAAAATATCTTTATACTGTCCACTCGTTTCGACACTGTTATTTTTAAGTAAGGCTTTAAAAGCAGCTTGTACATCTTTACTCTTAGATGTTGTTTCTAATTTTACATACACCGTTCTACCATAAGCTACATTTGAAACCATAACAGGTGGAGCCGCATTACTTACTCCTTTACGAGTTAACTCACCAAAAGTAACACTATTATCAAAGAGATCAGATGGATTGTTTGGTAGTTCAGCACTTACAGTATAAAATATTTGTTTATATGCGGCCACCATCACTTTCTTTTCTCCATTTGCTACCGCATTAAAGTCAATATTTAGACTGTTATCAAGATATTTAGCGTTAACATTAAGAGCACTTGCGATTTGTGATTTACTATAAACCATGGATTCTGTATATTGCATTCTTGCAGGTAACGTATGTGTTGTAGAATACTTTTCATTCCAAGTAGATACTAAGTCGTCTACTGCTCCAGCCACATTACCATATGTCGGATCTTGAACAGTGATTGTATTTTCTTTTCTCATACCAGGTAAGTCTATACTAATATTCAAAGGCTTTCTCTTAGCCACTAATAAACTCGGTTGATTGTCTGCAAATGCTTTATTGGCAAGTTGTACAGCTCCTGGATACGTACGATTTACTACAGAATCAATAATCGAAATATCGACTGGTGACGTTGTAAGTGATTTTTTCTCGCGTTCCACTACTACAAATTTACCATTTGAATTGATACTTTCTTTCGGAACAAAACTCTCTACTTTATCACCATTTACAGCTAAAACCTCTTGATTATTGTATTTAAGATTTCCTATACCAGTATCAATACTACTAGCATTTTTAGTCATATCAGTTGCATTACCGGCTTGTGTTTCTGCGAAAGAAATAGATGAATAATTAAGAGTGCATAAACTAACTAATAAACATGCAAGGAACTTACTTCTTTTGGTATTTTTCTTAATATTCAGAAAAATCACCCCGTTCTTTTTTTAGTAAGATATAATAATGATTGATAAATGATAGCTAACGAATAAACTTACATAAACGCTTTTAAAAGTTCTTGGACTAACGGAATTACTCCACCTAAAAATTTCAAAACTGCCATTGCGATCTCCATATTACTTCCTCCTCTTTGTTGTATTAAGATGTGTTGAATATTTATGCTTTCATTATAATAAGCTTTTACATTTACATCAATTCATTTTTATATGCAATATTTCATATTGGGGAAAAAGCAACTTTTTCTGTCAAGGTGAAGATGCTACTACTCTTATTAAAAATATTTCAATCCCTATAAAAATATCGGAATTTTCAAATTATAAAAGGTTATGAACTAAAAACCTCGAATAATTGTAATACATATACATAAGGAGGTTGATCTATTTTGTTTCGTTCTTTTACTAATGGTTGCGTCGCCTTAGTGCAACGTTTCTTGCCAGAACCGTTTATTTTATCATGTTTATTAACTGTTTTTGTTATCTTCTTCGGCATGTTTGCAACGCACCAAACACCTGTCCAAATGATCACTCATTGGGGTGATGGAATTTGGGGACTTCTCGCCTTTTCTATGCAAATGGCACTTGTACTCGTGACAGGATCGGCTTTAGCAAACGCACCTCTTATTAAAAAAGGATTAACGAAAGCAGCAAAACTACCGAAAACGACTGGACAAGGTATTATTGCCATTTCAATCGTAAGTTTACTAGGGGCATACATAAACTGGGGCTTTGGTATTGTTGTATCTGTTTTATATGCAAAAGAGGTAGCAAGACAGTTAGAAGGATTAGATTATAGACTAGCCATTGCCTCTTCCTACTCTGGATTTCTCATTTGGCATGCGGGGCTTTCTGCTTCTATTCCTCTTACGTTAGCAACAGGCGGCGAAACATTAATTAAAACGACAGCTGGAAGTATTAAAGAAGCGATTCCAATCACAGAAACGTTATTCTCACCATACGCTCTCGTTCCGGTTATTATCTTTTTAGTTACGATGCCTCTCATAAATAAGGCAATGCATCCAGATGAAAAGCATACGATTACAGTGGATCCTAGCGTGTTCCATGAGGAAGCTGCGGCTCAAGAAGTAGAAAAAAATACGTTCGCTGAAAAAATGGAAAATAGTATCATTATTACACTTTGCGTTGGATTGTTAGGTCTCATTTATATTTTCAATTACTTTTATACGAAAGGTTTTAACCTTACTCTCGATATCGTGATTTTTATGTTATTAATTGCTGGTCTTATTTTTCACCGCACTCCAATTCAATATATTCGTGCTTTTTCAGATTCTACGAAAAGTGCTTCTGGCATTTTACTTCAGTTCCCGTTTTATGCAGGAATTATGGGGATGATGATTGGAGAAAATAGTGAAGGACTTTCACTTGGAGGAGCTATTTCTAATTTCTTTATTAGCATTTCAAACGAAACGACTTTCCCGCTCTTTACTTTTTTAAGTGCTGGCATCGTTAATATTTTCGTTCCATCAGGAGGCGGTCAATGGGCAGTGCAAGCACCAATTATGATTCCTGCTGGCGCTGAACTTGGTGTACCTGCTGCAAAAACTGCAATGGCCATTGCGTGGGGCGATGCTTGGACGAATTTAATTCAACCTTTCTGGGCATTACCGGCATTAGCGATAGCCGGTTTAGGCGCTCGTGATATTATGGGATTTTGCGTTGTGAACTTACTATATGCAGGATTTATCATAAGTCTATGTTTCTTATTTATTTAAACAAAAAGCTAGTTTTATACTAGCTTTTTTACATAATAAATCATTTATTTCCCATGCAATTTATAATCGTTCCCCACTCTATCTCCGTAAGATGTAATGACTCAAATGCAAAAAAATCTTCGCAAATTTTTCCGGTCAGGTGTGGATGTTCCCTCAAAAAATTCCACTGTAACGCTTTAGGAAGAAAATATGTTTCATATTCTTTACTTCCCCGTACTACTTCATCAACTTCTCTTTCACAAATTCCTCTTATTAAATAATCATTTCTTAACTCTATTTGAATTTGTTGAAACGTTTCACTACATTTTTTCAATTGAAGTAAACACGTAATATATGTACGAAAAAGTTCGTCATCATACCCACAACAGTTTATAATATGTTCCATTTCATTCATAATGTACGAGCCTTTTCTTCTATTTGTAATAACCACTTTTCCCGCTTCTCTCGTTTACTCGTTTTCACAGATTGAAAAACTGACCGTTTTATATCGTGGATGCCGCAAAAACGTAAAACACCTCTCTTCATCATAATCCAATCTGCGGATCGATATAATAGTGCGACATACCACAACGGTGAGTCTAATGTATTAATTACCCACGCCTTCTTACCTTTCAATAATCCTTTCGGCAGGGCACCTTCATATTTATAAGCAAATCCAGCTACAAAAATGCGATCAATAAACCCTTTTAAAATAGCTGGCATCCCCCACCACCATATTGGATAAATGAAGAGAAGAGTATCCGCTTCTTCCACTAACGTTCTGTACCGAGCTGTTTCTTCTTCATTTACTAAATCACGCCTTTTCTTCTCTTCATTAAAAACAAGGACTGGATCAAATTGTTCTTTG
This genomic interval carries:
- a CDS encoding short-chain fatty acid transporter — encoded protein: MFRSFTNGCVALVQRFLPEPFILSCLLTVFVIFFGMFATHQTPVQMITHWGDGIWGLLAFSMQMALVLVTGSALANAPLIKKGLTKAAKLPKTTGQGIIAISIVSLLGAYINWGFGIVVSVLYAKEVARQLEGLDYRLAIASSYSGFLIWHAGLSASIPLTLATGGETLIKTTAGSIKEAIPITETLFSPYALVPVIIFLVTMPLINKAMHPDEKHTITVDPSVFHEEAAAQEVEKNTFAEKMENSIIITLCVGLLGLIYIFNYFYTKGFNLTLDIVIFMLLIAGLIFHRTPIQYIRAFSDSTKSASGILLQFPFYAGIMGMMIGENSEGLSLGGAISNFFISISNETTFPLFTFLSAGIVNIFVPSGGGQWAVQAPIMIPAGAELGVPAAKTAMAIAWGDAWTNLIQPFWALPALAIAGLGARDIMGFCVVNLLYAGFIISLCFLFI
- a CDS encoding NAD(P)H-dependent oxidoreductase; translation: MNVLIVYAHPSPSSFNAAILKHVQNGLQETNHSVTVLDLYKEQFDPVLVFNEEKKRRDLVNEEETARYRTLVEEADTLLFIYPIWWWGMPAILKGFIDRIFVAGFAYKYEGALPKGLLKGKKAWVINTLDSPLWYVALLYRSADWIMMKRGVLRFCGIHDIKRSVFQSVKTSKREKREKWLLQIEEKARTL
- the alo gene encoding anthrolysin O/cereolysin O family cholesterol-dependent cytolysin Alo, which gives rise to MIFLNIKKNTKRSKFLACLLVSLCTLNYSSISFAETQAGNATDMTKNASSIDTGIGNLKYNNQEVLAVNGDKVESFVPKESINSNGKFVVVEREKKSLTTSPVDISIIDSVVNRTYPGAVQLANKAFADNQPSLLVAKRKPLNISIDLPGMRKENTITVQDPTYGNVAGAVDDLVSTWNEKYSTTHTLPARMQYTESMVYSKSQIASALNVNAKYLDNSLNIDFNAVANGEKKVMVAAYKQIFYTVSAELPNNPSDLFDNSVTFGELTRKGVSNAAPPVMVSNVAYGRTVYVKLETTSKSKDVQAAFKALLKNNSVETSGQYKDIFEESTFTAVVLGGDAKEHNKVVTKDFNEIRNIIKDNAELSLKNPAYPISYTSTFLKDNATAAVHNNTDYIETTTTEYSSAKMTLDHYGAYVAQFDVSWDEFTFDQNGKEVLTHKTWEGSGKDKTAHYSTVIPLPPNSKNIKIVARECTGLAWEWWRTIINEQNVPLTNEIKVSIGGTTLYPTANISH
- a CDS encoding group-specific protein, producing MNEMEHIINCCGYDDELFRTYITCLLQLKKCSETFQQIQIELRNDYLIRGICEREVDEVVRGSKEYETYFLPKALQWNFLREHPHLTGKICEDFFAFESLHLTEIEWGTIINCMGNK